GCGGCCCGGATGTCGGTTGCATTGGTCTCGCGTGCAGTGGCTTTGAGGGTTTCGACAAGCGCTTTCATCGCAGGGCTCCTTGCATCGGAAATCGGCTGCGATAGCTAGTCGGTTTAGACGTGGCAAATCAAGGGCAGGTGTGCACTGCAGCGAAAAAAGCAGGTCGCTGGGGGCGGTGTCGCAGTTCATGTCGCCGAAAAATATGCGGCGGTTCGGCGGCAATCTGCCCCTCTCCTCGGGTTTAACCCGAGGACTAACCCTCTCCCCGCACGCGGGGAGAGGGTACTTTGGAGGTTGAGGCGTCGCCGCGAGCCCCCTTCGCCCGCCTGCGGGGAGAAGGTGCCGGCAGGCGGATGAGGGGCTTTACCGCGCTTTGAGCGAAATGATCAGCCCCGCAGGTCCTTCCGCAAAATCTTGCCGACGTTCGACTTCGGCAGTTCGTCGCGGAACTCCACATGTCTCGGTCGCTTGTAGTTGGTGAGGTTTTCGGCGCAATGGCGCTTGACGTCCTCTTCGGTGAGGTTCGGATCCTTGCGCACCACGAAGAGCTTGACCGCCTCGCCGGAATGCGGATCGGCGATGCCGATCGCCGCGCATTCCAGGATGCCGGGGTGGGTCGCCACGACCTCCTCGATCTCGTTCGGGAAGACGTTGAAGCCGGAAACGAGGATCATGTCCTTCTTGCGGTCGACGATCTTCGTCAGCCCGGCGGCATTCATGAAGCCGATGTCGCCGGTGCGGAAGAAACCGTCGGGAGAAATCGCCTTGGCCGTCTCGTCGGGGCGCTGCCAGTAGCCGGCCATGACCTGCGGGCCGCGGATGCAGATCTCGCCGATTTCGCCGGTCGGCAGGCTATTGCCGTTTTCGTCGCGGATTTCGACCTCGGTCGAGGGCAGCGGCATGCCGATCGTGCCGGTGAACTCGTCAGTGTCGAGCCGGTTGGCGGTGGCGACCGGAGAGGTTTCCGAGAGCCCGTAGCCTTCATGGATCGGGCAGTGCGTCATGGCAAGCCAGCGTTCCGCCACCGGTCGCTGCACCGCCATGCCGCCGCCGAAGGTCAGGATCAGCGAGGCAAAATCGAGCTTCTGAAACTCCGGATTGTTCATCAGCGCGTTGAACAGCGTGTTGAGACCCGGGAAGATGTTGGTCTTGTACTTGCCCAGTTCCGCGACGAAGGCGGGAATGTCGCGCGGATTGGGGATCAGGATGTTGTTGCCGCCGGTCGCAAGCCCCATCAGCGAATTCACCGTCAGCGCGAAGATATGATAGAGCGGCAAGGCGCACATGAAGGTGAGGTTGTCCGGGCGCGGCTTGCGCAGGAACGCCGTGTTCAGCCAGAGCTCCATCTGCGCCATGTTGGACAGCAGATTGGCATGGGTGAGGGTGGCGCCCTTGGAAACGCCGGTCGTGCCGCCGGTATATTGCAGGAAGGCGACATCGCCGGGTCCGACATTCGGCTTCGCAAGCTGAAGCTTCTCGCCCTTGGCAAGAACCGAGCGGAAGGAGACGTGGCCCGGCAGCGACCAGGCGGGAACGAGCTTCTTTACGCGGCGCACGACGAGATTGACGAGGAGGCCCTTCACCCCGAGCATGTCGCCCATCGTCGCGACCACCACGTGCTTGACCTTGGTCCGGGCGACGACCTGCTCGACCGTATGGGCGAAATTTTCGAGTACGAAGATCGCCTTGGCGCCGGCATCGACCAGCTGGTGTTCGAGCTCGCGCGGCGTGTAGAGCGGGTTGACGTTGACGACCGTGTAGCCGGCCCTGAGGATGCCGTAGACGATCACCGGGTTCTGCAGGATGTTCGGCATCATGACGGCGACGCGATCGCCCTTCGCCAGACCGAGCGACTGCAGCCAGGCGCCGATTCGACCCGACTGGACATTGAGATCGGCGAAGGTGAGCGACTTGCCCATGCAGGTGAAGGCGGGGCGCCAGGAATGCTGCGCCACCGCATGGTCGAAGAACTCGCCGAGCGATCGGTAGGGGAGCGGTCCGATTTCGGCGGGCACGCCCGGCGGATAGGATTTGACCCAGTTTTTCGCCGCGCCGGACCCCGCCTGCTGCATGCTTGCTTCCGCCATGATCTCTCTCCCTCTGGTAGCAACGAACGGCCTTGCTCACGGCGAAGAAAAATCCCTCCCGATCTTTCCTCCCGACCGAAGATGCTGCTTTTCCAGCGTCTCTTCAAGCACTAATCGGAATTATATAACTTTGACGTAAACGTCAATAATGACGACGCAGATGCAGGGGACGGATTTGCAGGCAGGCAGGCGAAAACAATCGAAATCTCCCTGTCATGTCTCTCCGCTAGACCCTCGGCAGGCGATCACGGCAATTGTGAATTGATCCCGAACCAGCGCGATGATTTGGAGGCGCGACCCTCTTTATGCCGAAAGCGCGCATAGAGGAAGGATGCGGGCTGGCAAGGCTGCGGGATTGTTGTAAGGTTCTTGAGAGACGGAGGACTACAGGTGCAATTGGGCAATCGTGAGCGAGAAAATCCCCCGGTGGAGCCGCGGCTCTTCGGGCAGCCTGCCCATTCGCGCTCGGCCCTCGTCCTGCCGATCTCGGCGGCCCGTTGGATGCTCGTCCTCATCCTGCTGGCCGGCGTCTATTTCTTCCATGGCTTCGTCGTGCCGGTGCTGGCCGCCGTCGTCATCGGCTTTGCGAGCTGGCCCATCTACCGTCGCCTGCTTCAGGCCCTGAACGGCAATCGCACCTTGGCGGCGACCATTGCGATCATCTCCGTCATCGCCTTTATCGTCGTGCCCATCTCGATTGCCGCGGCCTATGCGATCGACGAGGTGCGCGATTGGCTCGTCTGGGCGGTGGAAACCAACGTCAATGGGGCGCCGGTCCCGGCCTGGCTGACGACCATCCCGGTGGCGGGCGCCTGGCTCGGTCAGCAATGGGTGAAATATGTCGGGCATCCGGGCGCGCTCGGCGAACTGGTTCAGCTCGTCAGCGGCTCCAATATCGGCAACATCTACCGCGGTGTGCTGGTGATTGGCGCCTCCGCCTTCCAGTCCTTCCTGACACTGCTCTTCATGCTGATCACGCTGTTCTTCGTCTATCGGGACGGCCATTCCTTCTCAAAGCAGCTCGATCGTCTCGGCGAGCAGATTTTCCCGATGCGCTGGGAGCGCCTGTCGCGGGTCGTGCCGCTGACCATCAGCTCGACTGTGACCGGCATGGGCATCATCGCGATCGGCGAAGGCATCGTTCTCGGTGTCGCCTATTGGCTGGCCGGGGTGCCGTCGCCGGTGACGCTCGGCATCATCACCGGTCTCATGGCGCTCATTCCGGGCGGCGCACCGCTCTGCTTCACCCTGGTGTCGATCTATCTGGTGGCGAGCGGCTCGCCTTTTCACGGCGTGGCGCTCTTCGCCTGGGGTACGACGGAGCTCTTCATCGTCGACAAGACGCTTCGTCCAAGGCTCGTCGGCGGCCCGATCAAGCTGCCCTTCCTGCCGACCTTCTTCGGCCTTGTCGGCGGCGTCAAGACGATGGGTTTTCTTGGTCTTTTCGTCGGTCCGGTGCTGATGGCGCTGCTCGTCGCAATCTGGCGGGAGTGGATGCACGAGGTGGCGAACCAGCCGGAGCCGACGGCAAATCCGATCTCCCGGGTCGACATCGCCGCGAAATAGGAGCGCCAGCCTGCGGGCCGATCCTGCCTCTTCGGAGTCACCGTCGGGCCGCATGTCAGCGTCGCAGGAGTGAATCTTCTCCAAGGATCAAGTTCGAGAGATTGCATGCCCGAGATTGATCGCGACCCGGCAAGCCGCCCCGATCCCGATGCCCTGCTGGCGCTGGCCGAAAAGGGCGGGCGAGGGAAGCTGACGGTATTCCTCGGCGCCGCCCCCGGCGTCGGAAAGACCTACGCCATGCTGATGCGGGCGCAGCGCCTCAAGGAAGAGGGCGCCGATATCGTCATCGGACTTGTCGAGACGCATGGGCGCAGCGAAACCGCGGCGCTGCTCGAAGGGCTCGAGGTCTTGCCGCGCCGCGAAGTGGCGCATGGCGGCCGTACCCTCCACGAATTCGATCTCGATGCCGCATTGGCGCGCCATCCGCGGATCATTGTCGTCGATGAACTCGCCCACACGAATTTCGGCGAAAGCCGTCACCCCAAGCGCTATCAGGACATCGAGGAACTGGTGGATGCCGGCATCGATGTCTGGACGGCGCTCAACATCCAGCATCTTGAAAGCCTGTCGGACATCGTCGCCCAGATTGCCGGCGTGCCCGTACGCGAGCGCATTCCCGACACGGTGCTGAACCGTGCCGACGAGGTGCTGCTGGTGGACCTGCCGCCGGCCGAACTGATCGACCGGCTGAAGGAAGGCAAGGTTTACCTGCCCGACAGTGCCAAGCGGGCGGTGGACAACTTCTTCCGGCTCGGCAATCTGACGGCGCTGCGCGAGTTGGCGCTGAGGCGCACCGCCGACCGGGTCGACGACCAGATGGTCGACTACCTCAAGCAGAACGCCATAGAGGGTCCCTGGCCGGCCAGCGAAAGGCTTCTCGTCTGCATCGGCCCGGACCCGCTCTCGGAAAAGGTGGTGAGGACGGCGAGCCGGCTGGCCTCTGGCCTCAATGCCGATTGGATCGTCGTTTCCGTCGAGCGCGCGGATCGCGAGGCGGCCGACGGCGAGGCGATGCGCCAGCTCGACGAGACCTTCCGTCTCGCCGAGCAATTGGGCGCCGAAACGCGCCGCATCATCGGCAGCGATTTCGTCGAGGAGATCCTGAAGCTTGCGAGGCGCGAGAACGCGACGCAAATCGTCATCGGCGCGCGGCGGCACCGGTTCCCGCTGAACCTGTTCCGCGCCTCCTTGCCCGACGCGTTGGCCAAGCGCGTGTCGGGAATCGGCATCCATCTCGTCACAGGCAAGATCGAGCCGGTCGCCAGGACGCGCCGGAGAAGCAAGCAGCTGCTGCCGGAGGGATTGGAGCGAGCGCTCGCCATAGCCGGTGGCACCGTCGGGCTCGCGACGGTGCTCGGCCTGCTGATCGAGCAGTTCATTATCCTGCAGAATATTTCGCTTCTCTATCTGCTCGCGGTGCTTGCTTCGGCGGTTTACGCCGGCTACTTCGCGGCCCTGGCGGCGGCGCTGTTTTCCGTTGTCGCTTACAATTTCTTCTTCATCGAGCCGGTCAACACGTTCACCGTGGCCGAGCCGCACGAGGTTTTCGCTCTTTTCGTCTTCCTGGCGGCCGCGGCGCTCGCCGGCGGCCTTGCCTCGCGCATTCGCGAACAGGCGAAGACCGCAAGAAACAGGGCGACGGCAACCCAGGCACTCTATGATTTTTCCCGCAAGCTTTCCGGCACCGCCAATGCCGACGACGTGCTGTGGGCGGCCGTCACCCAGATGCAATCGACGCTGAGGCGCAACGCTGTCATGTTGCTGCCCGAGGATGGAGATATCGCCTTGCGCGCGGCCTGGCCGCCGGACACCGAACTGACCGTCAGCGACATGATCGCGGCGCGCTGGGCTTTCGAGAAGAAGGAGGCGGCCGGCAATGATACCGGCACGCTGCCGAACAGCCCGTTTCAGTTCAGGCCGCTGATGAGCCCGCAGGGTGTCGTCGGGGTTTGCGGCTTTTTGCAGGAGGACAGTCCTCTCGAGATCAATGAGGAGCGGGCTCTTGCCGCGATCCTCGACCAGACCGCGATCGCCGTCGACCGGGCACGGCTGTCGCGCGAAAGCCTCGATCAGGCTGCCCAGCTCGAGGGCGAGAAATTCCGTGCCGCGCTTCTTTCGTCGCTCTCCCACGACCTCACGACGCCTTTGGCGACAATTGGCAGCGCCGTGATCAGTCTTCGCCAGCTTGGCGAAGGAACGCCGAAGGATGCCCGGGAGGACCTTCTGAAGTCGATCGAGGAGGAAAGCGGCAGGCTGACACGCTTCGTCACCAACCTGCTCGACATGAACCGGATCGAGGCCGGTACGATCAATGCCCGGCGTGATCGGGTCGATGTGGCGGAGGTGGTGCATGATGCCGTGGAACGGGCCCGGAAATATTTCCCCGGCCGCGTCTTCGAGACCAGCATCGCCTTGGGCCTGCCGGCGATGCGCGGCGACGGCGTGCTGCTTGGCCAGGTCCTCTTCAATCTGCTCGACAATGCGAATCGGTTCGGCGGCGACGAACCCGTCAGCATCTATGCCCGACGCGAGGGCGATGAGGTCGTGCTGTCGGTGACGGACCTCGGCAAGGGCATCGCGCCCGCCGATCTCGAGCACGTCTTCGACAAGTTCTTCCGCAAGGGAAAACCGGATGGCCGCTCGCTCGGCACGGGCCTCGGCCTTACGATCAGCAGGAGCTTCGTCGAGGCGATGGGCGGGCGGATCAAAGCGGAGAGCCCGGCGCTGCGCCGCCGCGGCACGCGGATTTCCATGCGCTTCCCGGCGGCCGAGGCGGAGCTCTCGAACTGAGGCGAGGTCGATATGGCCTTTGCCGCGAAGTTGTTTTATGACGGACTGCAATCATAAATTTGCAGGGGGCCGGGTTCCAAAAAGATGAATGTCGCTTCGGATGGCGGGGAGCCTGGCGGGCCGGGCGCGGATCGGCGCCCCATCGCGGCGCGCGACAGCGGCTTCGCACGCCGCTTGACGGCGCTGCTCCTCAAGACGCCGATCACCCCGAACGAGATTTCGCTGCTGAGCGTCGGCTTCGCCGCGATCGGCGCCGCGGCCCTCCTCTATGCGACGCGCTGGCCCTTTCTTTATCTCGTCGCCGTCGCCGGCATTCAGTTGCGCCTCCTCTGCAACCTCCTAGACGGGATGGTGGCGGTCGAGGGCGGCCGGGGCTCGCCGGTCGGGGCGCTCTACAACGAGTTTCCCGATCGTGTCGCCGACACGCTGCTGATCGTGGCGCTCGGCTATGCCGCCGGCGCCGGCTGGCTCGGCTGGGCGGGTGCCCTTGCCGCGGCCCTGACGGCCTATGTGCGCGTCTTCGGCGGTTCGCTCGGCCAGGCCCAGGTTTTTCGCGGTCCCATGGCCAAGCAGCATCGCATGGCGCTGATGAGCCTTGCCTGCCTGCTGGCGCTCGGCGAGGCCCTGCTGACCTCGGAACGCTTCGTACTCTACACCGCCGGATGGATCATCCTGGCCGGGTCGCTCATCACCTGCTGGACCCGCACCCGGGCGATCGTCTCGCGCATCCCGGGAGCCGCAAAGCCGTGATCGATCTGCTGTTAATCGGCCTCACCCGGTTCATCGTCGGCGGGCAGGCGCTCTGGATCGGCGCCTCGCCGGAGACGCGCCAGCGCATCTATTTTGCCAACCACGCCAGCCATCTCGACACGCTGCTGATCTGGTCGGCCCTGCCGCGGCCGCTGCGCGGCACAACCCATCCGATCGCGGCCTCGGACTATTGGGGCAGGGGCAAGGTCCGCCGCCATATCGCGCTGAAGGTCCTGAATGCCGTGCTTGTCGACCGTGTCACCCATGGCCCGCCCGGGGCGGCGCTCGCCCCATTGCGCGGCGTGCTGGCCGAGGGCGAGTCGCTCGTTCTCTTTCCCGAAGGCACGCGCGGCAACGAACGCTTGCCAGGGCCGTTCAAGAGCGGCCTCTACTGGCTGGCGCAGGAATTCCCGGAGGTCGAATTGATCCCGACCTATCTCGACAATCCGTCGCGCGCCTTCCCGAAGGGAACCTTCCTGCCGGTGCCGATCAGCTGCACGGTTCGCTTCGGCGCGCCGCTCCCGAGGCGGCCGGGAGAAGAGAAGGAGGCGTTCCTCGAACGCGCCCGCGCCGCCGTCGGTGCGTTGGCGTCGGATCCGGCTTTATGAGGCTGCCATGTCGTTGACCGACAAGCTATTCATTCTCTTCGGCGGAATTTGCGCCCTGCTCGGCATCGCCTCGGCGATCGGCTTTGTGCTGTCGCGCCAGGTGACCTCCGAGAACGGCCGGGCGACGGTCGACAATCTCAACGCCCGCATCAAGGCCTGGTGGGTGATGGTGGCGATCTTCGCGGTGAGTTTCGGCCTCGGCCGCGGCGTCACCGTGGTGCTTTTCGCGCTGACCTCGTTCTATACGCTGCGCGAATTCGTCTCGCTGACGCCGACGCGCGGCGCCGATCACCTGCCTCTGGTCGCCGCCTTCTACCTGCTGCTGCCGCTTCAGTACTGGCTGATCTGGACCGACTGGTACGCGCTCTTCACGATCCTGATCCCCGTCTATGGCTTCCTTCTGCTTCCGAGCCTTGCGGCGCTGAAGGGCGACGCCGGTGAGTTTCTGCTCCGGGTGTCGCGCATCCAATGGGGCCTGATGCTGACGGTCTACTGCATCAGCCACGCGCCGGCGCTGCTGACGCTCGACATCCCCGGCCGCCCACGCGAGGGTTTTCTGCTGCTCTTCTTCCTGATCACCGTCGCGCAGTTCAGCGACGTGATGCAATACGTCTTCGGCAAGCTGTTCGGTCGAACGAAGGTGGCGCCGGTCATCAGCCCCTCGAAGACCGTCGAAGGCCTAATCGGCGGCGGCCCGCCGTTGCCGCCGGGGCCGGCCTCTGGTGGATCACCCCGTTCACGCCGCTTGAAGCCGCCGCCATGGCGCTCGCCATCGTCGCCATGGGCTTCCTCGGCGGCCTATCGCTCTCGGCCGTCAAGCGCTCGATGGGCGTGAAGGACTGGGGCACGATGATATCAGGCCACGGCGGCGTGCTCGACCGCATGGATTCGCTGAGCTTCGCGGCACCGGTGTTTTTTCACCTGACGCGGTATTTTTATACGTGAGGGCGGGTCGCCATCCGAGCATGCCGACTTCCTCGTGCTCAACCTCGTCGCGGCTTAATAGTCGAGGAATGGATCGGAGTTGGCAGTCAAGCGCCGCCCCGCGCCTAGGTATCCCACCCCCACGTAACGTTTGCTAAAAACTCCAGCGCTTGGCCTTCAAGAAACCCTCGAAAGTCGTGCACGCGATGCCGTTCGCAAACGTTCGGAATTTTTGCGGAGTTTGGCTTGAAACGTTCCTGCGTAACTACCGTGCCACTGCAGACCTTCGCGGCGGCAATCAGAAAAGGGTCTGCAACCGGCTGGCCGGTCATTTGCGCTTTAGAAGAGATCAATTGTTGAAAGTGAGGAAGTGCAAAAATTTGCCCGACGAATGCTGCTTCCGCTGGTGCGGGAGGCTTGAATATTCCAGAATTATGCTTCGCCCACGCTATCACATTTGTCTCGGGGCAGGCTTCAAGTTCGCGTAGCACTTCGCGAACAGACACCACGCTACCGCTATCCACCTCTGCCTGGAATAGCTTCCAGAAGGTCGGAAATATGTCGTTGTAATACCGTTCAAGCTCACGAAGGCTGCTAGTGTCCACGATATAAATCATGCGGCCATCCCGCGCAGGAACCGGCTCTCCAACTCGTCAACCTGCTTGGGCTTTACGCCTATGAACTCGGCGGCTTCATCTACGTTGATCTGGCGGCGGCCATAGCGAGCGAACACCTCGCTCATAAGCCGTTCGCTGAGATAGGCGCCCTTCGTAGAATAGAAGCTGCCGCCAGAGCTTCCCTTGTGGATCTTCTGGCCGTCCCACTCGCGCTTGCGCTTCTCGTAGAACGCTTGACTGACGCGGTCCGCATCGCGAAACCGCCGCAGAATAACCTCACGGCTGACGCGATAGCGCGCAGCTAGTGCGGCAAAGGCATCTGACGGCAGGGCCTCGACGTTTTGCGGAAGTCCGGACACCTGCGCGGCGAAATCATCAGGAGGAACTAAAATATCGGCAGCGATCTGATTACAGAAACGCTCTATCCTCTGCTCTGCCGGAGACAACCGATTTAGGGGCGCTTCATCGAAAGTGCTTATCGCGCGCCTACCCATCAGGACGTGAGCGAGTTCGTGTAGCAAACTGAAAATTTGCCGGGTCTTCGTAGTGCTGTTGTTGATCACCACTATCGGTAATTCGGAATGTTCTAAGCAGAATCCCGATATTTCACTTTGCTTGAAGGTGTCCTTGAATACGAAAACGCCTCTAGCTTCGACGGCTTTGCGCCAAATCTTCAACGCTTCATCACCATCTGGGGCACCCCATTCGCGGGCACCGGGTGCGGGAACACCAAGTGAAGCGCGCACCACTGCGGCTTGCCGCGCGCTGGGCCTTGAAGCGTCGATTTCCACTTGTTTCCACAGCGGTTCGGCTGTAGGCGAACTCCCACCAAATAGCTCGATAAGAGACGCCTGATAGGCGCGCGCGCGTCGGATCAGCAACACGGTGTCGCGGCGCAGATTGCGGAGGTCGGAATCAGGCAAAGCGCGGAATTCAGCTTCTGGCCTGGGTTCCTTAGGGGGTGACGGCAGGAAAAAAATCGCCAGTGGTCGTTTGTAAAGCTCATATGCAAGCTTCTCTAGCTGTGCATACGAGGGCGCATCAGTCCCGGACTCCCAAGCGTCGATCTCTTCGACCGACTTCTTGAGGCGCCCGGCCACTTCTTCAGTTGAAAGGTGTGCCGATTCCCGCGCCCATTTTAGGAGCGCCGGTTGAATGCCGGGCAATGATGCCGCCTTACCCATGCCTACGTTCTTCCATCCGTCTCGACATTTGAACCTATCTCGCACTTCT
This DNA window, taken from Sinorhizobium fredii NGR234, encodes the following:
- a CDS encoding sensor histidine kinase; the protein is MPEIDRDPASRPDPDALLALAEKGGRGKLTVFLGAAPGVGKTYAMLMRAQRLKEEGADIVIGLVETHGRSETAALLEGLEVLPRREVAHGGRTLHEFDLDAALARHPRIIVVDELAHTNFGESRHPKRYQDIEELVDAGIDVWTALNIQHLESLSDIVAQIAGVPVRERIPDTVLNRADEVLLVDLPPAELIDRLKEGKVYLPDSAKRAVDNFFRLGNLTALRELALRRTADRVDDQMVDYLKQNAIEGPWPASERLLVCIGPDPLSEKVVRTASRLASGLNADWIVVSVERADREAADGEAMRQLDETFRLAEQLGAETRRIIGSDFVEEILKLARRENATQIVIGARRHRFPLNLFRASLPDALAKRVSGIGIHLVTGKIEPVARTRRRSKQLLPEGLERALAIAGGTVGLATVLGLLIEQFIILQNISLLYLLAVLASAVYAGYFAALAAALFSVVAYNFFFIEPVNTFTVAEPHEVFALFVFLAAAALAGGLASRIREQAKTARNRATATQALYDFSRKLSGTANADDVLWAAVTQMQSTLRRNAVMLLPEDGDIALRAAWPPDTELTVSDMIAARWAFEKKEAAGNDTGTLPNSPFQFRPLMSPQGVVGVCGFLQEDSPLEINEERALAAILDQTAIAVDRARLSRESLDQAAQLEGEKFRAALLSSLSHDLTTPLATIGSAVISLRQLGEGTPKDAREDLLKSIEEESGRLTRFVTNLLDMNRIEAGTINARRDRVDVAEVVHDAVERARKYFPGRVFETSIALGLPAMRGDGVLLGQVLFNLLDNANRFGGDEPVSIYARREGDEVVLSVTDLGKGIAPADLEHVFDKFFRKGKPDGRSLGTGLGLTISRSFVEAMGGRIKAESPALRRRGTRISMRFPAAEAELSN
- a CDS encoding PIN domain-containing protein, translating into MIYIVDTSSLRELERYYNDIFPTFWKLFQAEVDSGSVVSVREVLRELEACPETNVIAWAKHNSGIFKPPAPAEAAFVGQIFALPHFQQLISSKAQMTGQPVADPFLIAAAKVCSGTVVTQERFKPNSAKIPNVCERHRVHDFRGFLEGQALEFLANVTWGWDT
- a CDS encoding lysophospholipid acyltransferase family protein; this encodes MIDLLLIGLTRFIVGGQALWIGASPETRQRIYFANHASHLDTLLIWSALPRPLRGTTHPIAASDYWGRGKVRRHIALKVLNAVLVDRVTHGPPGAALAPLRGVLAEGESLVLFPEGTRGNERLPGPFKSGLYWLAQEFPEVELIPTYLDNPSRAFPKGTFLPVPISCTVRFGAPLPRRPGEEKEAFLERARAAVGALASDPAL
- a CDS encoding AI-2E family transporter gives rise to the protein MQLGNRERENPPVEPRLFGQPAHSRSALVLPISAARWMLVLILLAGVYFFHGFVVPVLAAVVIGFASWPIYRRLLQALNGNRTLAATIAIISVIAFIVVPISIAAAYAIDEVRDWLVWAVETNVNGAPVPAWLTTIPVAGAWLGQQWVKYVGHPGALGELVQLVSGSNIGNIYRGVLVIGASAFQSFLTLLFMLITLFFVYRDGHSFSKQLDRLGEQIFPMRWERLSRVVPLTISSTVTGMGIIAIGEGIVLGVAYWLAGVPSPVTLGIITGLMALIPGGAPLCFTLVSIYLVASGSPFHGVALFAWGTTELFIVDKTLRPRLVGGPIKLPFLPTFFGLVGGVKTMGFLGLFVGPVLMALLVAIWREWMHEVANQPEPTANPISRVDIAAK
- a CDS encoding long-chain fatty acid--CoA ligase, translating into MAEASMQQAGSGAAKNWVKSYPPGVPAEIGPLPYRSLGEFFDHAVAQHSWRPAFTCMGKSLTFADLNVQSGRIGAWLQSLGLAKGDRVAVMMPNILQNPVIVYGILRAGYTVVNVNPLYTPRELEHQLVDAGAKAIFVLENFAHTVEQVVARTKVKHVVVATMGDMLGVKGLLVNLVVRRVKKLVPAWSLPGHVSFRSVLAKGEKLQLAKPNVGPGDVAFLQYTGGTTGVSKGATLTHANLLSNMAQMELWLNTAFLRKPRPDNLTFMCALPLYHIFALTVNSLMGLATGGNNILIPNPRDIPAFVAELGKYKTNIFPGLNTLFNALMNNPEFQKLDFASLILTFGGGMAVQRPVAERWLAMTHCPIHEGYGLSETSPVATANRLDTDEFTGTIGMPLPSTEVEIRDENGNSLPTGEIGEICIRGPQVMAGYWQRPDETAKAISPDGFFRTGDIGFMNAAGLTKIVDRKKDMILVSGFNVFPNEIEEVVATHPGILECAAIGIADPHSGEAVKLFVVRKDPNLTEEDVKRHCAENLTNYKRPRHVEFRDELPKSNVGKILRKDLRG
- a CDS encoding XRE family transcriptional regulator; protein product: MGKAASLPGIQPALLKWARESAHLSTEEVAGRLKKSVEEIDAWESGTDAPSYAQLEKLAYELYKRPLAIFFLPSPPKEPRPEAEFRALPDSDLRNLRRDTVLLIRRARAYQASLIELFGGSSPTAEPLWKQVEIDASRPSARQAAVVRASLGVPAPGAREWGAPDGDEALKIWRKAVEARGVFVFKDTFKQSEISGFCLEHSELPIVVINNSTTKTRQIFSLLHELAHVLMGRRAISTFDEAPLNRLSPAEQRIERFCNQIAADILVPPDDFAAQVSGLPQNVEALPSDAFAALAARYRVSREVILRRFRDADRVSQAFYEKRKREWDGQKIHKGSSGGSFYSTKGAYLSERLMSEVFARYGRRQINVDEAAEFIGVKPKQVDELESRFLRGMAA
- a CDS encoding CDP-alcohol phosphatidyltransferase family protein, which produces MNVASDGGEPGGPGADRRPIAARDSGFARRLTALLLKTPITPNEISLLSVGFAAIGAAALLYATRWPFLYLVAVAGIQLRLLCNLLDGMVAVEGGRGSPVGALYNEFPDRVADTLLIVALGYAAGAGWLGWAGALAAALTAYVRVFGGSLGQAQVFRGPMAKQHRMALMSLACLLALGEALLTSERFVLYTAGWIILAGSLITCWTRTRAIVSRIPGAAKP